A region of Solanum dulcamara chromosome 7, daSolDulc1.2, whole genome shotgun sequence DNA encodes the following proteins:
- the LOC129894364 gene encoding long chain base biosynthesis protein 2b isoform X2, with product MAHKREDVFISKTGGLHEVKEDCFGRPICSPPDAWLDVVERVSNDNNKTLKRTTKVSRCLNLGSYNYLGFAASDEYCTPRVIESLKKYSASTCSARVDGGTTSIHMELEECVANFVGKPAAIVTGMGYATNSAILPVLIGKGGLIISDSLNHNSIVNGARGSGATIRVFQHNTPSHLEKVLREHIAEGQPRTHRPWKKIIVIVEGIYSMEGELCQLPEIVTICKKYKVYVYLDEAHSIGAVGKTGRGVCELLGVDTADVDIMMGTFTKSFGSCGGYIAGSKELIEYLKYTCPAHLYATSISPPAAQQIISALKVILGEDGTSRGAQKLARIRENSNFFRSELQKMGFEVLGDNDSPVMPIMIYNPGKIPAFSRECLKQNLAVVIVGFPATPLLLARARICISAAHSREDLNKALEVISRIGDLLGIKYFPAEPQKQQLEENRVKLE from the exons aTGGCACATAAAAGAGAGGATGTCTTTATAAGTAAAACAGGAGGACTTCATGAAGTAAAAGAG GATTGCTTCGGACGGCCAATATGTAGTCCTCCTGATGCTTGGCTTGATGTGGTGGAGCGTGTGTCCAATGATAATAACAAGACACTAAA GCGGACCACTAAAGTTTCAAGGTGCCTAAACTTGGGTTCATATAATTACCTTGGTTTTGCTGCATCGGATGAATATTGTACACCTCGCGTCATTGAGTCCTTGAAAAAGTACTCTGCGAGCACTTGCAGTGCCCGTGTTGATGGAG GTACTACAAGCATCCATATGGAATTGGAAGAATGTGTGGCTAATTTTGTTGGCAAGCCAGCTGCTATTGTCACAGGCATGGGTTACGCAACAAATTCAGCCATACTTCCTGTCTTGATTGGAAAG GGAGGTTTGATTATCAGTGATTCTCTCAACCACAACTCTATTGTAAATGGTGCTCGAGGGTCTGGAGCTACTATTCGTGTTTTTCAACATAACA CACCTTCTCACTTGGAGAAGGTTTTGAGAGAACATATTGCTGAGGGACAACCCAGAACACACAGGCCATGGAAGAAGATAATTGTTATAGTGGAGGGCATATACAGCATGGAAGGGGAGCTATGCCAGCTTCCAGAGATTGTCACCATATGCAAGAAATACAAG GTATATGTTTATTTGGATGAGGCTCACAGCATTGGAGCTGTTGGAAAAACAGGAAGGGGAGTCTGTGAGCTCTTGGGAGTTGACACGGCTGATGTGGACATTATGATGGGAACTTTCACAAAGTCATTTGGTTCATGCGGTGGTTATATTGCTGGATCCAAA GAActtattgaatatttgaagtacACTTGCCCAGCTCATCTGTATGCCACATCAATATCACCTCCAGCTGCCCAACAAATTATTTCTGCTCTCAAGGTTATACTTGGTGAAGATGGTACTAGTAGAG GAGCTCAGAAACTGGCTCGCATTCGTGAAAATAGCAACTTTTTCCGATCAGAACTACAGAAGATGGGTTTTGAGGTCCTTGGGGACAATGATTCTCCTGTGATGCCCATCATGATCTACAATCCTGGAAAAATACCTGCTTTTTCACGGGAGTGTCTCAAACAGAAT TTGGCTGTAGTGATAGTTGGTTTTCCAGCAACCCCTTTACTTTTGGCCAGAGCACGCATATGTATTTCTGCGGCTCACTCACGGGAAGATCTTAACAAAGCACTGGAG GTTATCAGCAGAATTGGTGATCTACTTGGCATAAAATACTTCCCTGCCGAGCCCCAGAAACAGCAGCTAGAAGAAAACAGAGTCAAGCTGGAATGA
- the LOC129894292 gene encoding probable cyclic nucleotide-gated ion channel 20, chloroplastic has protein sequence MGTSEKDEVPMLSPSYPHSDENDAFQNRRFTYRTRSASVSMPMSSMDSFENDSSYVGYTGPLTSERRTSLVQMSGPLYIGREPGNSFRPTTVHKPTLPTTETYPSISSAERNGWRNNDYTGKNEHLLKSGQLGMCSDPYCTTCPTYHHLKARQNNSKSSDIFDHRFHNVLYGDAKGWAKRACSFLHPYIHGIMNPHAKEVQQWNKFFVISCLFAVFIDPLFFFLLGVQKGNKCIVLNWPLTTTIVILRSITDIIYLMHILLQFRLAFVAPESRVVGAGDLVDHPKKIAINYLSGYFAIDFFIVLPLPQIIILLILPKSIASSGANYAKNLLRVAILFQYIPRLCRFLPLIAGQSPSGFVFESAWANFFINLLTFVLSSHVVGSCWYLFGLQRVNQCLRDACRGSKIARCVEFIDCGHGNDYRKFRWDPTWDQWKNNSDAVACFTNGGFDYGIYEQAVNLTTEGSVVTRYVYSLFWGFQQISTLAGNQVPSYFVWEVMFTMAIIGMGLLLFALLIGNMQNFLQSLDRRRLEMSLRRRDVEQWMSHRRLPVELRRRVQEAESYNWAATRGVNEEMLLENLPEDIQRDIRRHLFKFIKKVRIFALLDEPIIDAICERLKQKTYIAGSKVLYRGGLVNKMVFIIRGKMESIGEDGNVASLSEGNACGEELLTWCLEHSSINRDGKKVRIPGHRLLSNRLVRCLTNVEAFILRASDLEEVTNLFARFLRSPLVQGALRYESPYWRGLAARQIQVAWRYRKKRQSRTDSSSPRH, from the exons ATGGGCACTTCGGAAAAAGATGAGGTGCCGATGTTATCACCATCATACCCACATTCTGATGAAAATGACGCCTTTCAAAATCGACGTTTTACGTACAGAACAAGGAGTGCATCCGTGTCAATGCCAATGAGCTCTATGGATTCATTTGAAAATGATAGTAGTTATGTAGGCTATACTGGTCCTTTGACAAGTGAGAGGCGAACTTCATTAGTTCAAATGAGTGGGCCATTATATATTGGTCGCGAGCCTGGTAATAGCTTTCGGCCCACTACCGTGCATAAACCAACTCTGCCTACAACAGAAACATATCCTTCAATTAGCAGTGCAGAAAGAAATGGTTGGCGTAATAATGACTACACTGGGAAAAATGAACATCTCTTGAAGTCTGGACAACTGGGCATGTGCAGTGATCCGTACTGCACAACATGTCCAACCTATCACCATTTGAAAGCACGGCAAAATAATTCGAAGTCTTCAGATATATTTGATCACAGG TTCCATAATGTGCTGTATGGAGATGCAAAAGGATGGGCGAAGAGAGCTTGTTCTTTCTTGCATCCATATATTCATGGCATCATGAATCCTCATGCGAAGGAAGTCCAGCAGTGGAACAAATTTTTTGTCATCTCATGCCTATTTGCAGTATTTATAGATCCCCTGTTCTTCTTTTTGCTTGGTGTCCAAAAG GGGAACAAATGCATAGTGCTAAATTGGCCCCTGACAACAACTATTGTGATTTTGAGGAGCATCACTGATATCATCTACTTAATGCACATCCTTCTTCAG TTCCGCTTAGCTTTTGTTGCCCCTGAATCGAGGGTGGTGGGTGCAGGTGACCTGGTGGACCACCCTAAAAAGATTGCTATAAACTATCTCTCTGGATACTTTGCTATTGACTTCTTTATTGTATTACCACTTCCTCAG ATCATCATATTGCTGATTTTACCCAAGTCTATTGCATCATCTGGGGCAAATTACGCGAAGAATCTATTGAGGGTAGCTATACTATTCCAGTACATTCCTAGGTTGTGCAGGTTTTTGCCTTTGATAGCTGGCCAGTCTCCAAGTGGTTTTGTATTTGAGTCAGCATGGgcaaattttttcataaatctTCTCACTTTTGTTTTATCAAGCCATGTGGTGGGTTCATGCTGGTATCTTTTTGGTTTACAG AGGGTGAATCAATGTCTTCGAGATGCTTGTCGTGGATCAAAGATAGCGAGGTGTGTGGAATTCATAGACTGTGGTCATGGCAACGATTACAGAAAGTTTAGGTGGGATCCAACATGGGATCAGTGGAAGAACAATTCTGATGCAGTTGCTTGTTTTACTAACGGTGGTTTTGACTATGGAATCTATGAACAAGCTGTCAACCTAACCACTGAAGGGAGTGTTGTCACGAGATATGTGTACTCATTGTTTTGGGGCTTCCAG CAAATTAGTACACTAGCTGGCAATCAAGTACCGAGTTATTTTGTGTGGGAAGTTATGTTCACAATGGCTATCATCGGAATGGGACTCCTGCTTTTTGCCCTCCTGATTGGAAACATGCAAAATTTTCTGCAGTCTCTAGATCGCAG GAGGTTAGAAATGTCTCTGAGACGTCGTGATGTTGAACAATGGATGAGCCATAGGCGCTTGCCAGTAGAACTGAGAAG GCGAGTTCAAGAGGCAGAAAGCTATAATTGGGCAGCTACCCGAGGAGTCAATGAAGAAATGCTACTAGAGAATCTTCCCGAAGACATTCAAAGAGATATAAGGAGACATCTTTTTAAATTCATCAAAAAG GTTCGAATATTTGCACTTCTAGATGAACCTATTATAGATGCCATCTGTGAGAGATTGAAACAGAAAACATACATAGCAGGAAGCAAAGTTTTATACCGTGGTGGTCTTGTTAACAAGATGGTTTTCATAATTCGTGGTAAGATGGAAAGCATTGGAGAAGATGGAAATGTGGCCTCCTTGTCTGAAGGGAATGCCTGTGGGGAAGAACTCCTCACATGGTGCCTTGAGCATTCTTCTATAAACAGAG ATGGGAAAAAGGTCAGAATTCCAGGCCACAGATTGCTGAGCAACAGACTAGTTAGGTGCCTAACAAATGTTGAAGCATTTATATTGCGAGCTTCAGATCTTGAAGAAGTCACTAATCTCTTCGCAAGATTCTTGAGGAGTCCACTTGTCCAGGGTGCCCTAAG GTATGAATCTCCATATTGGCGAGGGCTGGCAGCAAGGCAGATACAAGTTGCCTGGAGATACAGGAAGAAACGTCAAAGTCGAACGGACTCTTCCAGCCCCCGACACTAA
- the LOC129894524 gene encoding uncharacterized protein LOC129894524, with amino-acid sequence MAELYPDDFDESNMNALRNQLASYIVDVRDVDERFSDINGLCDLSKRLVQTKKYFTYSLVFRLVKLALLLPVVTASVERVFSAMKFIKNDLRSQMSDDFFSGCLVPYLEKDVFDSISNDAIIKTFQDMKPRRIQL; translated from the coding sequence ATGGCGGAATTATATCCAGATGACTTTGATGAATCTAATATGAATGCTCTTAGGAATCAACTTGCAAGTTATATTGTTGATGTTCGTGATGTTGATGAAAGGTTCTCCGATATAAATGGGCTTTGTGATCTTTCCAAAAGATTAGTTCAGACAAAGAAATATTTTACTTATTCTTTGGTATTCCGTTTAGTGAAACTTGCTCTACTTCTACCAGTTGTCACTGCCTCCGTTGAAAGAGTTTTTTCGGCAATGAAGTTTATTAAGAATGACTTGCGGAGCCAAATGAGTGATGATTTTTTTAGTGGTTGTTTGGTGCCTTATTTAGAAAAAGATGTATTTGATAGTATTTCTAATGATGCTATTATTAAGACATTTCAAGATATGAAACCTCGTAGAATACAATTGTAA
- the LOC129894364 gene encoding long chain base biosynthesis protein 2b isoform X1 — protein MITIPYLTALTTYFSYGLLFAFGQFRDFFRKIFDWWRASNLQGYAPICLGLEDFYIRRLYNRIQDCFGRPICSPPDAWLDVVERVSNDNNKTLKRTTKVSRCLNLGSYNYLGFAASDEYCTPRVIESLKKYSASTCSARVDGGTTSIHMELEECVANFVGKPAAIVTGMGYATNSAILPVLIGKGGLIISDSLNHNSIVNGARGSGATIRVFQHNTPSHLEKVLREHIAEGQPRTHRPWKKIIVIVEGIYSMEGELCQLPEIVTICKKYKVYVYLDEAHSIGAVGKTGRGVCELLGVDTADVDIMMGTFTKSFGSCGGYIAGSKELIEYLKYTCPAHLYATSISPPAAQQIISALKVILGEDGTSRGAQKLARIRENSNFFRSELQKMGFEVLGDNDSPVMPIMIYNPGKIPAFSRECLKQNLAVVIVGFPATPLLLARARICISAAHSREDLNKALEVISRIGDLLGIKYFPAEPQKQQLEENRVKLE, from the exons ATGATCACCATTCCATACTTGACCGCCTTGACAACCTACTTCAGCTATGGATTGCTCTTCGCATTCGGTCAATTCCGTGATTTCTTCAGGAAGATCTTTGATTGGTGGCGTGCCAGCAATCTTCAG GGATATGCTCCGATCTGCTTAGGACTTGAAGATTTTTATATCCGCCGGTTGTATAATCGCATTCAG GATTGCTTCGGACGGCCAATATGTAGTCCTCCTGATGCTTGGCTTGATGTGGTGGAGCGTGTGTCCAATGATAATAACAAGACACTAAA GCGGACCACTAAAGTTTCAAGGTGCCTAAACTTGGGTTCATATAATTACCTTGGTTTTGCTGCATCGGATGAATATTGTACACCTCGCGTCATTGAGTCCTTGAAAAAGTACTCTGCGAGCACTTGCAGTGCCCGTGTTGATGGAG GTACTACAAGCATCCATATGGAATTGGAAGAATGTGTGGCTAATTTTGTTGGCAAGCCAGCTGCTATTGTCACAGGCATGGGTTACGCAACAAATTCAGCCATACTTCCTGTCTTGATTGGAAAG GGAGGTTTGATTATCAGTGATTCTCTCAACCACAACTCTATTGTAAATGGTGCTCGAGGGTCTGGAGCTACTATTCGTGTTTTTCAACATAACA CACCTTCTCACTTGGAGAAGGTTTTGAGAGAACATATTGCTGAGGGACAACCCAGAACACACAGGCCATGGAAGAAGATAATTGTTATAGTGGAGGGCATATACAGCATGGAAGGGGAGCTATGCCAGCTTCCAGAGATTGTCACCATATGCAAGAAATACAAG GTATATGTTTATTTGGATGAGGCTCACAGCATTGGAGCTGTTGGAAAAACAGGAAGGGGAGTCTGTGAGCTCTTGGGAGTTGACACGGCTGATGTGGACATTATGATGGGAACTTTCACAAAGTCATTTGGTTCATGCGGTGGTTATATTGCTGGATCCAAA GAActtattgaatatttgaagtacACTTGCCCAGCTCATCTGTATGCCACATCAATATCACCTCCAGCTGCCCAACAAATTATTTCTGCTCTCAAGGTTATACTTGGTGAAGATGGTACTAGTAGAG GAGCTCAGAAACTGGCTCGCATTCGTGAAAATAGCAACTTTTTCCGATCAGAACTACAGAAGATGGGTTTTGAGGTCCTTGGGGACAATGATTCTCCTGTGATGCCCATCATGATCTACAATCCTGGAAAAATACCTGCTTTTTCACGGGAGTGTCTCAAACAGAAT TTGGCTGTAGTGATAGTTGGTTTTCCAGCAACCCCTTTACTTTTGGCCAGAGCACGCATATGTATTTCTGCGGCTCACTCACGGGAAGATCTTAACAAAGCACTGGAG GTTATCAGCAGAATTGGTGATCTACTTGGCATAAAATACTTCCCTGCCGAGCCCCAGAAACAGCAGCTAGAAGAAAACAGAGTCAAGCTGGAATGA
- the LOC129894525 gene encoding uncharacterized protein LOC129894525: MERLIDIVHVQDTSAPSLKEAIVNLLAQHSLSPSSVRGQCYDGASNMQGEINGLKILIRQESRSAHSIHCFAHQLQLTLVGVSKKYVEVGKLVVLVSNILNVLGSSFKRMDELRDSQKEIIKEALDMGELTTGRGLNQQLGLSRACDTRWGSHYKSFNNFIIMFGSILDVLESLALDARNLDERAKAMGHLEACRTYEVAFMLHLMRDVLGITNELNKCLQKKRSKILQMPCYLLK; encoded by the coding sequence ATGGAGCGACTTATTGACATTGTTCATGTTCAAGATACTAGTGCTCCATCTCTAAAGGAGGCAATTGTTAATTTACTTGCTCAACATTCTTTGAGTCCATCAAGTGTGCGTGGACAATGTTATGATGGGGCAAGCAATATGCAAGGTGAGATCAATGGCCTTAAAATTTTGATTAGGCAAGAAAGTAGATCGGCTCATTCCATTCATTGTTTTGCTCATCAACTTCAACTAACTCTTGTTGGGGTCTCTAAAAAGTATGTTGAAGTGGGAAAACTTGTAGTATTGgtctcaaatattttaaatgtattgGGATCATCTTTTAAACGTATGGATGAATTACGTGattctcaaaaagaaataattaaagagGCATTAGATATGGGTGAACTTACAACCGGTAGGGGCTTGAATCAACAACTTGGTCTTTCAAGAGCTTGTGACACTCGTTGGGGATCTCATTATAAatcctttaataattttattattatgtttggcTCTATTCTTGATGTTCTTGAATCACTTGCTCTTGATGCACGAAATTTGGATGAAAGAGCTAAGGCAATGGGACATCTCGAAGCTTGTCGAACATATGAGGTTGCTTTCATGTTGCATTTGATGAGAGATGTTTTAGGAATTACAAATGAGCTTAATAAATGCTTACAAAAAAAAAGGAGCAAGATATTGCAAATGCCATGCTACTTGTTGAAGTAG